The Polaribacter sp. KT25b genome contains the following window.
ATATTTCTCTTCAAAAAGGTAATGATAGTTTAAGGTTGCCTAAACAAAATAGTGATGAGGTTAAGCGAAAATTTACAGCTATAAATCCTGTTTTTAAAACCATAAAATTAGCATCAAACGCCATAGTCAATAAATTAGAAAAAAATCCTGTTATTAATATTGATGATTTAGCTGCTAATATAAAATTAGTAACTAATAATGAAAGTTCCTTTTTGTTAAAAATGGATGCTATTGTTAATCAATATGATTTAGAGGCAAATGAAAAAGTAGCTTGGTTAAGAAAACTAGAGTTTTTTTTAATGGCATTAACCTTAATAATTCTTTTAGGTGAATTTTTATTCATTTTTTGGCCAACTGCAAAATCTGTAAAAGCTACTTTGTCAGAATTATTGTTAGCGGAAAAAAGAGCTAAAAAAATGGCTTTTAATGCAGATCTGTTAAGTGTTGCTAAAGAAGAATCTGTAAAAGAATTAAGAGCTTTAAGTCATGCAATGGATGAAACGTTGTTGTTTGCAAGAATTTCTCCAAATGGAAACTTAATTCATATGGGAAATAAGTTTTCACGTTTGTTTAGATTATCAAACTTTAACAAAGAAATTTTATTTTGGGATCTTTTATCCATCAATGAAAATGAAAAAATATTAATAGAAAATTTAATAAATAAGCATAAAAAAACAGGGTGGCAAGGAGAGGTAAAAGCTACTGCTAAAAATGATGTTGTTATTTGGTTAGAAATGTCTATAATACCCTATAGACCCACAGAAAATAAATCCGAATTATTAATTATTGCATCAGAAATTACAGACAGAAAAGAGGCTCAAATAGAGGTGGAAAGGCTTACAGAAGTTAGCTTTGAAGAGAAAATGAGTCAGCAAAAAATAATTTCAAGTAAAATTATTGAAAATCAAGAAAAAGAACAAAATAGAATTGCAAAAGATGTACATGATGGAATAGGGCAAATGTTAACAGGTTTAAAATTTAATTTAGAAAGTATAAATTTAGATGATATAGAAAAAGCTAAAA
Protein-coding sequences here:
- a CDS encoding ATP-binding protein; its protein translation is MTKNGNSLDQRTFSKLSRLYIFALSTIAVSVIISQVLVRNHLENQESDSTVINVAGRQRMLSQKLTKEIVSLSVSPSLENRISLKNKIKETLFLWELSHISLQKGNDSLRLPKQNSDEVKRKFTAINPVFKTIKLASNAIVNKLEKNPVINIDDLAANIKLVTNNESSFLLKMDAIVNQYDLEANEKVAWLRKLEFFLMALTLIILLGEFLFIFWPTAKSVKATLSELLLAEKRAKKMAFNADLLSVAKEESVKELRALSHAMDETLLFARISPNGNLIHMGNKFSRLFRLSNFNKEILFWDLLSINENEKILIENLINKHKKTGWQGEVKATAKNDVVIWLEMSIIPYRPTENKSELLIIASEITDRKEAQIEVERLTEVSFEEKMSQQKIISSKIIENQEKEQNRIAKDVHDGIGQMLTGLKFNLESINLDDIEKAKIKVEHLKELTANIIKGVRTATFNLTPPELSDHGIVPAISKLSKELGKLTGKEILLFNKTDFNQRLDSLTEINIYRITQEAINNAIKYADSSSILVSLSHSKNMLSIVIDDDGKGFEPSKVKKVKKGDGGMGMTFMKERITYINGRLFLNSELGKGTRVTLNIPI